The following are from one region of the Thermococcus cleftensis genome:
- the hisG gene encoding ATP phosphoribosyltransferase: protein MRFVLPKGRLLPGSLEILQRAGIELRPPAERRLIERIGSYEVLLARAFDVPVYVEYGIDVGISGSDVVEERGSDVLIPLELPFGKCRLSLAMPAESTVKPEDMDGYRIATKYPGITRRFFEMLDVEVEILKLHGSIELAPKIGIADAIVDIVETGNTLRANGLVEVEKIMDVSALLLVNRIAQKTKFEEINELVWKVKEVIGDGF, encoded by the coding sequence ATAAGGTTCGTCCTCCCCAAGGGGCGGCTTCTTCCCGGCTCTCTCGAAATCCTCCAGAGGGCTGGAATCGAGCTGAGGCCCCCAGCAGAGAGGAGGCTCATCGAAAGAATCGGCAGCTATGAGGTTCTCCTTGCAAGGGCCTTTGACGTTCCCGTTTACGTGGAGTACGGAATCGACGTCGGCATCTCCGGGAGCGATGTGGTGGAGGAGCGCGGAAGCGACGTCCTCATACCCCTTGAACTGCCCTTCGGAAAGTGCAGGTTGAGCCTGGCCATGCCGGCTGAGAGCACCGTCAAGCCCGAGGATATGGACGGCTACCGGATAGCCACCAAGTATCCAGGGATAACGAGGCGGTTCTTTGAGATGCTCGACGTCGAGGTGGAAATCCTGAAGCTCCACGGGAGCATCGAGCTGGCCCCGAAGATAGGGATAGCCGACGCCATCGTGGACATAGTCGAGACCGGAAACACGCTGAGGGCAAACGGTCTGGTCGAGGTTGAGAAGATAATGGACGTCTCCGCCCTGCTACTCGTCAACAGAATAGCCCAGAAAACGAAGTTCGAGGAGATAAACGAACTCGTGTGGAAGGTTAAGGAGGTGATTGGAGATGGATTTTGA
- a CDS encoding iron-sulfur cluster assembly protein, translated as MGLFDFLKPQKTPKRGPRRDLPPEVSEVVKILEKVKDPETGLNIVEEGLLYGLTVKENTVEVFLLMARATPECPACQMLAINVQNKILDSLLAVMKRKGFERVRVYNELGLLLAEG; from the coding sequence GTGGGGCTCTTTGACTTTCTCAAACCCCAAAAAACACCAAAACGAGGCCCGAGGAGAGACCTTCCACCGGAGGTTTCCGAAGTTGTTAAAATCCTGGAAAAGGTAAAGGACCCTGAAACGGGGCTGAACATCGTGGAAGAGGGTCTTCTCTACGGTTTAACGGTGAAAGAAAACACCGTTGAGGTTTTTCTTTTAATGGCCCGTGCAACACCGGAGTGCCCTGCATGTCAGATGCTGGCCATCAACGTTCAGAACAAGATCTTGGATAGTCTCCTAGCCGTCATGAAAAGAAAGGGATTCGAGAGAGTCCGGGTCTACAACGAACTCGGCCTTCTGCTGGCGGAGGGATAA
- the hisB gene encoding imidazoleglycerol-phosphate dehydratase HisB yields MRRTTRETDVTVELDSEGGIGTGDRVLDHLLTALFFYMGREAKVEATYDLRHHLWEDVGITLGEELRSKLPGKFARLGSAVMPMDDALVVVAVDISGRPYVSLELSFEEEEEGFEKALVREFLWGLARSLKATVHVKTLSGVNAHHVIEAAFKGLGVALGKAVRESGKLESTKGLLEV; encoded by the coding sequence ATGAGAAGAACAACGAGGGAGACAGACGTAACGGTCGAGCTTGATTCGGAAGGGGGCATCGGGACGGGCGACAGGGTGCTCGACCACCTCCTCACCGCCCTCTTCTTCTACATGGGGCGGGAGGCGAAAGTAGAGGCCACCTACGACCTCAGGCACCACCTGTGGGAGGACGTCGGGATAACCCTCGGAGAGGAGCTTCGCTCAAAGCTCCCGGGGAAGTTCGCCCGCCTCGGGAGCGCGGTGATGCCGATGGACGACGCGCTCGTGGTGGTGGCGGTGGACATCTCGGGGAGGCCCTACGTAAGCCTTGAACTGTCCTTCGAGGAGGAAGAGGAGGGGTTTGAGAAAGCCCTTGTGAGGGAGTTCCTGTGGGGGCTGGCGCGGTCGCTGAAGGCAACGGTCCACGTGAAAACGCTGAGCGGGGTCAATGCCCACCACGTCATCGAGGCGGCATTCAAGGGACTCGGCGTCGCCCTCGGGAAGGCAGTCCGGGAGAGCGGGAAGCTTGAGAGCACGAAGGGCCTGCTGGAGGTGTGA
- a CDS encoding class II SORL domain-containing protein has product MLSGTIKSGDWKGEKHVPVIEYEKDGDLVKVEVSVGKEIPHPNTPEHHIAWIELYFHPEGENFPILVGRVAFTNHGDPLTEPRAVFFFRTQKKGKLYALSYCNIHGLWENEVALE; this is encoded by the coding sequence ATGCTTAGCGGAACCATAAAGAGTGGGGACTGGAAGGGGGAGAAGCACGTCCCCGTTATAGAGTACGAGAAGGACGGCGACCTTGTCAAGGTCGAGGTCTCTGTTGGGAAGGAGATACCGCACCCGAACACGCCCGAGCACCACATAGCCTGGATAGAGCTCTACTTCCACCCCGAGGGGGAGAACTTCCCGATTCTCGTCGGCAGGGTTGCCTTCACCAACCACGGCGACCCGCTGACCGAGCCGAGGGCGGTCTTCTTCTTCAGGACTCAGAAGAAGGGCAAGCTCTACGCGCTCAGCTACTGCAACATTCACGGCCTCTGGGAGAACGAGGTCGCGCTCGAGTGA
- the hisH gene encoding imidazole glycerol phosphate synthase subunit HisH yields MIAIVDLGIGNLANVRKALGGKITGDPYEIERAEKIVLPGVGNFGAVMDRLEPLRGLILDAINDGKPFLGICLGLQLLFEGSEESPGKPGLGVFRGNVVRFRGVRTPHIGWNQLWLRKECPLFEGIKDGAYFYFVHSYHAVPEEDIVAGITDYESKGQRVVFTSAVCRDSVYAVQFHPEKSGRNGLTVMRNFRGL; encoded by the coding sequence GTGATAGCGATAGTTGACCTCGGCATAGGGAACCTCGCCAACGTGAGGAAGGCCCTCGGCGGGAAGATAACCGGCGACCCCTACGAGATAGAGAGGGCTGAGAAGATAGTCCTGCCCGGCGTTGGAAACTTCGGGGCCGTGATGGACAGGCTTGAACCCCTCAGGGGCCTCATACTCGACGCCATAAACGACGGGAAGCCCTTCCTGGGGATATGCCTCGGCCTTCAGCTGCTCTTCGAGGGGAGCGAGGAAAGCCCGGGGAAGCCCGGTCTGGGGGTCTTCAGAGGGAACGTGGTGAGGTTTCGGGGCGTCAGAACGCCGCACATCGGCTGGAACCAGCTCTGGCTCAGAAAGGAGTGCCCCCTCTTTGAGGGAATTAAAGATGGAGCGTACTTCTACTTCGTCCACTCCTACCACGCGGTCCCGGAGGAGGACATCGTTGCGGGCATCACCGACTACGAGTCAAAGGGGCAGAGAGTCGTCTTCACCTCGGCGGTGTGCAGGGACAGCGTTTACGCCGTCCAGTTTCACCCGGAGAAGAGCGGGAGAAACGGGCTTACCGTGATGAGGAACTTCAGGGGGCTTTAG
- a CDS encoding ABC transporter permease, which yields MKEILRWELRSPLNLALISAGAVLIGTVMKRYYLTWSAGSRGGPYGVEILGSIFREAFTGDVYLLLAILVPFIITLAVRLERDEGVALSVYSLPLSRVEVLLAKFLAALLALFLFVFAVHLLVFALHFSATPDAVAGVLVTHAVPVAWFYLMVLLFMVSLAALVAVLSPNAYVSIFGGFVALYLPLFLGTTWYGPVPWRNVLVNYRPAAISIRSDPVFSWGFLKLTLLPALVFLVLYLLIGNWRDVR from the coding sequence GTGAAGGAAATCCTCCGCTGGGAGCTCCGCTCCCCCCTAAACCTTGCCCTCATCTCCGCCGGGGCGGTTCTCATCGGGACGGTGATGAAGAGGTACTACCTCACCTGGAGCGCCGGTTCCAGGGGAGGGCCGTACGGGGTTGAGATACTGGGTTCAATCTTTAGGGAGGCCTTCACCGGCGACGTTTACCTGCTCCTGGCGATACTGGTTCCCTTCATCATAACGCTGGCCGTGAGGCTGGAGAGGGACGAGGGCGTTGCCCTTTCGGTCTACTCCCTCCCCCTTTCCAGGGTTGAGGTACTGCTGGCCAAGTTCCTGGCGGCGCTCCTTGCGCTCTTCCTCTTCGTGTTTGCCGTTCACCTCCTCGTCTTTGCCCTCCACTTCTCGGCCACGCCCGATGCAGTTGCCGGTGTCCTTGTGACCCACGCGGTCCCGGTGGCGTGGTTCTATCTCATGGTGCTGCTCTTCATGGTCTCCCTCGCGGCCCTCGTGGCCGTGCTCTCGCCGAACGCCTACGTCTCGATCTTTGGGGGTTTCGTGGCCCTCTACCTCCCCCTCTTCCTAGGGACGACGTGGTACGGGCCGGTGCCGTGGCGGAACGTTCTCGTAAACTACAGGCCGGCCGCAATCTCGATCCGGAGCGACCCAGTGTTCTCCTGGGGTTTTCTTAAACTGACCCTTCTTCCGGCGCTGGTGTTCCTGGTTCTCTACCTGCTGATAGGCAACTGGAGGGACGTGAGATGA
- a CDS encoding ATP phosphoribosyltransferase regulatory subunit, with amino-acid sequence MRKGLLAESEKLSEISRYLRRTFELWGYREVFLPAIEEYSENLRKGTKFAYNNGFYVIKPDITSQILENIKEPPEKLKLYYISEVLDGGIRGQWQAGVEYIGGDVTKMATEVLLTVITSLEALGIEEFYIDIGSLKVWEKATEDVKEFRKEIYRALVRRNFEIIERLPISVEKKEELWRLFNFWGKESGYRKLDRIVEAVDDERLFIDFGTVRPLPYYRDILFEVYSPELGKPLGGGGEYTFKGKPAFGFAFDMGALSRLFRKRGDRNRKKLRGELREVFAGAKRLVRMGIPVEVE; translated from the coding sequence GTGAGAAAGGGCTTGCTGGCCGAGTCAGAGAAACTGTCGGAGATTAGCAGGTATCTGAGACGAACCTTTGAGCTGTGGGGCTACCGCGAGGTTTTCCTGCCGGCTATTGAGGAGTACAGCGAGAACCTGAGGAAGGGGACAAAGTTCGCCTACAACAACGGGTTCTACGTCATAAAACCCGACATAACCTCGCAGATACTGGAGAACATCAAGGAGCCGCCCGAGAAGCTCAAGCTCTACTACATCAGCGAGGTTCTTGACGGAGGGATTAGGGGACAGTGGCAGGCTGGAGTGGAGTACATCGGCGGGGACGTTACGAAGATGGCTACGGAAGTCCTCCTCACGGTCATAACCTCCCTCGAAGCCCTGGGGATAGAGGAGTTCTACATAGACATCGGAAGTCTGAAGGTCTGGGAAAAGGCCACCGAAGACGTGAAGGAGTTCCGGAAGGAAATCTACAGGGCGCTCGTGAGGAGGAACTTTGAGATAATAGAGCGCCTCCCGATAAGCGTGGAAAAGAAGGAAGAGCTCTGGAGGCTCTTCAACTTCTGGGGAAAGGAGAGCGGCTATAGAAAACTCGACAGAATAGTCGAGGCGGTTGATGACGAAAGGCTGTTCATAGACTTCGGCACAGTCAGGCCTCTCCCCTACTACCGCGACATACTCTTCGAGGTGTACTCTCCGGAACTTGGGAAACCCCTCGGAGGAGGCGGGGAGTACACCTTCAAGGGAAAGCCGGCTTTTGGCTTTGCCTTTGATATGGGGGCACTTTCAAGGCTTTTCAGAAAGAGGGGGGACAGGAACCGGAAAAAGCTGAGAGGGGAACTCAGGGAAGTCTTTGCCGGGGCAAAAAGGCTCGTGAGAATGGGCATCCCGGTGGAGGTGGAGTGA
- the hisD gene encoding histidinol dehydrogenase, with the protein MDFELERYVAGILRDIRERGNDAVKEYSIRFDGYAGPFRVTEDEFEEAARSIPRRDREIILRTVKRLWEYHERQMERERLFIKNGSLYGIIYRPVRRIGIYVPGGKPLPSTLMMVAVPAKIAGVKEIAVTIPPKDGKVNPYVLYVAKLLGITEVYKLGGIQAIGAMAYGIGMKKVDKIFGPGNRFVNEAKRQVFGVVGIDSLAGPSEIAVIADETAEKEYVLADLLSQLEHGKDSRAWLLTTSGELAEFCSREGIEVVLCENLEECVRRANEIAPEHLEIITERPMELVDLIENAGAIYLGPYTPVPAADYFLGVNHVLPTGGAAKFSGVLTVRDFLKPISLAGVSREEFLAERELGLRLAEIEGMAFHRRSMEVRR; encoded by the coding sequence ATGGATTTTGAGCTTGAGAGATACGTCGCCGGAATACTGCGGGATATTCGGGAGAGAGGTAATGATGCCGTAAAGGAGTACTCCATCAGGTTCGACGGCTACGCCGGCCCGTTCCGTGTGACCGAGGATGAGTTCGAGGAGGCCGCGCGAAGCATTCCCAGGAGGGACAGGGAGATAATCCTCCGCACCGTTAAACGCCTGTGGGAGTACCACGAGAGGCAGATGGAAAGGGAACGGCTCTTCATCAAAAACGGCTCCCTCTACGGGATAATCTACCGTCCGGTAAGGAGGATAGGAATCTACGTGCCCGGCGGAAAACCGCTACCCTCGACGCTGATGATGGTGGCAGTCCCAGCAAAAATCGCGGGCGTTAAGGAGATAGCGGTCACAATCCCGCCAAAGGACGGAAAGGTGAACCCCTACGTCCTCTACGTTGCAAAACTGCTCGGCATCACCGAGGTCTACAAGCTCGGTGGAATCCAGGCGATAGGTGCGATGGCCTATGGAATTGGCATGAAGAAGGTGGACAAAATATTCGGCCCCGGAAACAGGTTCGTCAACGAGGCCAAGAGGCAGGTTTTCGGGGTCGTTGGCATAGACAGCCTCGCCGGGCCGTCGGAGATAGCGGTGATAGCGGACGAAACGGCAGAGAAAGAGTACGTTCTGGCCGACCTTCTCAGCCAGCTGGAGCACGGGAAGGACAGCAGGGCCTGGCTCCTCACGACCTCAGGGGAACTCGCGGAGTTCTGCTCCCGCGAGGGGATAGAGGTTGTCCTCTGCGAAAACTTAGAGGAGTGCGTTAGGAGGGCCAACGAGATAGCGCCGGAGCACCTTGAGATAATCACGGAGAGACCGATGGAGCTCGTTGACCTCATCGAGAACGCCGGGGCGATTTACCTGGGCCCCTACACGCCGGTTCCGGCGGCTGATTACTTCCTCGGCGTCAACCACGTCCTGCCAACCGGAGGGGCGGCGAAGTTCAGCGGTGTCTTAACTGTGAGGGACTTCCTCAAGCCTATAAGCCTTGCAGGGGTGAGCAGAGAGGAGTTCCTCGCGGAGAGGGAGCTGGGTCTTCGCTTGGCCGAGATAGAGGGAATGGCCTTCCACAGGAGGAGCATGGAGGTGAGGAGATGA
- the hisA gene encoding 1-(5-phosphoribosyl)-5-((5-phosphoribosylamino)methylideneamino)imidazole-4-carboxamide isomerase — protein sequence MEVYPAIDLMGGKAVRLYKGRREKVRVYGEPVEIAERFAELVDKIHIVDLDGAFEGFPRNLDVVREIIEEIGLRVQLGGGLRSYEAIAKAYEVGVENAILGTKALDLRFLERITEEFEGITVSLDSRNGRIAVRGWLESGMPVREAYEMLKPYVNRFIYTSVERDGTLTGIEEIERFWQSGEFIYAGGVSSAEDVRKLAKIGFSGVVVGKALYEGLVTLEELLEVAKCSPSE from the coding sequence ATGGAGGTTTATCCCGCGATAGACCTGATGGGTGGAAAAGCGGTGAGGCTCTACAAAGGGAGGAGAGAGAAAGTCAGGGTCTACGGCGAGCCGGTTGAGATAGCGGAGCGGTTCGCCGAGCTCGTGGACAAAATCCACATAGTCGACCTGGACGGGGCCTTTGAAGGCTTTCCCCGGAACCTTGACGTTGTCAGGGAGATAATCGAGGAGATCGGGCTGAGGGTTCAGCTCGGTGGGGGCCTCAGGAGCTATGAAGCCATCGCCAAGGCCTACGAAGTCGGCGTGGAGAACGCCATACTCGGAACGAAGGCCCTCGACTTGCGTTTCCTTGAGAGGATAACCGAGGAGTTTGAGGGCATAACGGTCAGCCTCGACTCGCGGAACGGGAGGATAGCCGTGAGGGGCTGGCTTGAGAGTGGAATGCCGGTTAGAGAAGCCTATGAAATGCTGAAACCCTACGTGAACCGCTTTATTTACACCTCCGTTGAGAGGGACGGCACACTGACGGGAATAGAGGAAATCGAGAGGTTCTGGCAAAGCGGGGAGTTCATCTACGCCGGGGGAGTTTCGAGCGCCGAAGACGTGAGAAAGCTTGCGAAAATCGGCTTTTCGGGGGTCGTGGTCGGAAAGGCTCTCTATGAGGGCCTTGTTACTCTTGAGGAGCTTCTGGAGGTGGCAAAATGCTCGCCAAGCGAATAA
- a CDS encoding ferritin family protein, whose product MLAEKPYLIGREKPLSKREIAQALRWAIEAELDAISFYEQLAELVEDERIKHIFYDVANEEKEHVGEFLAVLLEIDPELGKYMKEGFEEVEEETGIRVEL is encoded by the coding sequence ATGCTTGCCGAAAAACCCTACCTTATCGGACGGGAGAAGCCCCTCTCAAAGAGGGAAATCGCTCAGGCCCTGCGCTGGGCCATCGAGGCCGAGCTCGACGCCATAAGCTTCTACGAGCAACTGGCCGAGCTTGTTGAAGATGAGAGGATAAAGCACATCTTCTACGACGTCGCCAACGAGGAGAAGGAGCACGTTGGGGAGTTCCTCGCGGTGCTCCTCGAAATCGACCCCGAGCTGGGGAAGTATATGAAGGAAGGCTTTGAAGAGGTCGAGGAGGAGACGGGAATAAGGGTGGAGCTATAA
- a CDS encoding iron-sulfur cluster assembly protein — protein sequence MKVYMPGREWPEHYRAVLDELAKITDPVTGGDILDSGVVAGLEVGEDTLKVWLNFESHAEYNLTGASAIAYSKIIGDIIERFALVKFQNVYVYDLKNNPVGVFENKKGYTIEDISQEKV from the coding sequence ATGAAGGTTTACATGCCGGGCAGGGAATGGCCGGAGCACTACCGGGCAGTTCTGGACGAGCTGGCCAAGATAACCGACCCAGTTACCGGAGGCGATATTCTTGACTCCGGTGTCGTCGCCGGACTGGAGGTTGGAGAGGACACCCTGAAGGTCTGGCTCAACTTCGAGAGCCACGCCGAGTACAACCTGACGGGGGCGAGCGCGATAGCGTACTCCAAGATTATCGGCGATATCATCGAGCGCTTCGCCCTGGTGAAGTTCCAGAACGTCTACGTCTACGACCTCAAGAACAACCCCGTCGGGGTTTTTGAGAACAAGAAGGGCTACACAATCGAGGACATAAGTCAGGAGAAGGTCTGA
- a CDS encoding ferritin-like domain-containing protein, whose translation MEITDREVFEIAMRAKEAYEKLASVVKSDIIRDELLFLAREEDRHREIIEKMAEKFIGGRTEPKKIEIDVMGEFKVIAEKMGEVIKKPDLNIDEIYEVAMKAELVSEKLYHELAGYAATENTRLVLEMLADMERNHYNLLRKQYEYITRYPDIYREEFYDQLMKDINFNF comes from the coding sequence ATGGAGATAACTGACAGGGAAGTTTTTGAGATTGCAATGAGGGCCAAGGAGGCCTACGAGAAGCTCGCTTCTGTCGTCAAGAGCGACATCATTCGGGACGAACTGCTGTTTCTGGCGAGGGAGGAGGACAGGCACCGCGAGATAATAGAGAAGATGGCCGAGAAGTTCATCGGCGGCAGGACCGAGCCGAAGAAGATTGAGATAGATGTGATGGGTGAGTTCAAAGTCATCGCCGAGAAGATGGGCGAGGTCATAAAGAAGCCAGACCTAAACATCGACGAGATTTACGAGGTAGCCATGAAGGCGGAACTGGTCAGCGAGAAGCTCTACCACGAGTTGGCCGGCTACGCCGCCACCGAGAACACGCGCCTCGTCCTTGAGATGCTCGCGGACATGGAGCGCAACCACTACAACCTTCTGAGGAAGCAGTACGAGTACATAACCCGCTACCCCGACATCTACCGCGAGGAGTTCTACGACCAGCTGATGAAGGATATAAACTTCAACTTCTGA
- a CDS encoding ABC transporter ATP-binding protein — MKAIIEAQNLHKYFGPIKALQGITVEIPEGLTLILGPNGGGKSTFMKVSLGLYRPTKGTVRLLGKDPWRHPEARRGIGVAFDPGRFPKLTTGREWLEFIARVRGANPGDVEKAARLFGIEEALDRRIDGYSSGMLKRLSLAQAFVGEPEVVFLDEPLANLDFESVPEIVGIIKRWKERGRSFVIISHVWEPFEALADYGVVISGGKVYLKGRFHEIRGQIGAMFRPPEGS, encoded by the coding sequence ATGAAGGCGATAATCGAGGCCCAGAACCTCCACAAGTACTTCGGACCGATAAAGGCCCTCCAGGGGATTACGGTGGAAATACCGGAAGGTCTGACCCTGATACTCGGCCCCAACGGCGGCGGGAAGAGCACCTTCATGAAGGTCTCGCTCGGCCTATACAGGCCAACGAAAGGCACAGTGAGGCTCCTTGGAAAGGACCCCTGGCGGCACCCCGAGGCCAGGAGGGGCATCGGCGTGGCCTTCGATCCCGGCAGGTTTCCCAAGCTCACCACGGGGAGGGAGTGGCTGGAGTTCATTGCTCGAGTGCGGGGCGCGAATCCGGGTGATGTCGAAAAAGCCGCCAGGCTCTTCGGCATTGAGGAAGCCCTCGACAGGAGGATAGACGGCTACTCCTCCGGAATGCTGAAGCGCCTTTCCCTCGCGCAGGCCTTCGTGGGGGAACCCGAGGTTGTGTTCCTCGACGAGCCGCTGGCCAACCTTGACTTTGAGAGCGTCCCTGAGATCGTCGGCATAATCAAAAGATGGAAAGAACGGGGCAGAAGTTTTGTCATCATAAGCCACGTATGGGAGCCATTTGAGGCGCTTGCCGACTACGGGGTGGTCATCAGCGGCGGAAAGGTTTACCTGAAGGGCCGGTTCCATGAGATTCGTGGGCAAATCGGGGCCATGTTCCGGCCTCCGGAAGGGAGCTAG
- a CDS encoding ferritin-like domain-containing protein, translating into MDELEALALALEVEKAELKFYLNLARKAGDEKAKRMFLFLAREEAGHWELFEEKFVEKLIEKCELPAVNRELLKELLVEVENENLSEVDAVRIGMEQEKRTWEFYEKAAKESEHEPVRRVFEELARVEKSHYELLRAQYDSVMKTGIWMDYQDFSLEVD; encoded by the coding sequence GTGGACGAGCTTGAGGCTTTGGCCCTTGCCCTCGAGGTCGAGAAGGCCGAGCTGAAATTCTATCTGAACCTGGCCAGGAAGGCGGGCGATGAAAAGGCAAAGAGAATGTTCCTCTTCCTCGCGAGGGAGGAGGCCGGCCACTGGGAGCTGTTCGAGGAAAAGTTCGTCGAGAAGCTCATAGAGAAATGCGAACTCCCCGCGGTGAACCGCGAGCTCCTTAAGGAGCTTCTCGTTGAGGTCGAAAACGAAAACCTGAGCGAGGTCGATGCCGTCAGGATAGGAATGGAGCAGGAGAAGAGAACCTGGGAGTTCTACGAGAAAGCGGCTAAAGAGTCGGAGCACGAGCCCGTCAGGAGGGTCTTCGAGGAGCTCGCCAGGGTTGAGAAATCTCACTACGAGCTTTTGAGGGCCCAGTATGATTCCGTCATGAAGACCGGCATCTGGATGGACTACCAGGACTTCAGCCTGGAGGTGGACTGA
- a CDS encoding GNAT family N-acetyltransferase encodes MGIESVENPLELKGELVRFVHRVYRGTNGAYPALEWVEEKPAPDDFEGFREVYEPFLEFRLGKEFDELYVLRDDDGAIAGTVALVYNLEGKALWWVPEEIKGEKTGLIEFFMVDPEYRGRGYGSKLLEFAIERLRELGREAYVITFPELEAYSYYIKKGFVKVMDYHEFVVLRKT; translated from the coding sequence ATGGGGATTGAGAGTGTAGAGAATCCGCTCGAGCTTAAGGGAGAGCTGGTTCGCTTTGTCCACAGGGTTTATCGGGGAACGAACGGTGCCTACCCGGCGCTTGAATGGGTGGAGGAGAAGCCGGCTCCAGATGACTTCGAGGGATTTAGGGAAGTTTACGAGCCCTTCCTCGAGTTCAGGCTGGGGAAAGAGTTTGATGAACTCTACGTGCTGAGGGACGATGATGGAGCAATCGCCGGAACCGTGGCGCTGGTCTACAACCTCGAAGGCAAGGCCCTCTGGTGGGTGCCGGAGGAGATAAAGGGGGAGAAAACCGGGCTCATCGAGTTCTTCATGGTCGATCCAGAGTACAGGGGCCGGGGCTACGGCTCAAAGCTCCTGGAGTTCGCTATAGAGAGACTTAGGGAGCTCGGCAGGGAAGCGTACGTCATAACCTTCCCCGAGCTTGAGGCTTATTCATATTATATAAAAAAGGGCTTCGTCAAGGTGATGGACTACCACGAGTTCGTGGTGCTGAGAAAAACATAG